Proteins encoded in a region of the Gulosibacter sediminis genome:
- a CDS encoding ATP-dependent Clp protease ATP-binding subunit → MFERFTDRARRVIVLAQEEAKLLNHNYIGTEHLLLGLIHEGDGVAAKALESLGISLEAVRDQVQDIIGKGQQKPGSHIPFTPRAKKVLELSLREALQLGHNYIGTEHILLGLIREGEGVAAQVLVKLGADLNSVRQQVIQLLAGYQGKEPVAAGPEGATSSNNPQGSAVLDQFGENLTQMARDSKLDPVIGREKEIERVMQILSRRTKNNPVLIGEPGVGKTAVVEGLAQAIVNNEVPETLKDKQVYALDLGSLIAGSRYRGDFEERLKKVTKEIKNRGDIIVFIDEIHTLVGAGSAEGAIDAANILKPMLARGEMQTIGATTLDEYKKHFEKDAALERRFQSVIVDEPSAQHTINILKGLRDKYEAFHKVTITDEAIVAAVQLSDRYVSDRQLPDKAIDLIDEAGARLRLSVLSSPPELRELDEKIAKVRADKEEAIDVQDFEKAASLRDDEKQLLGERLRLEKQWKAGEVKATGTVDAGLIAEVLAQATGIPVYKLTEEETARLVFMEEALHQRVIGQEDAVKALSRTIRRTRAGLKDPNRPSGSFIFAGPTGVGKTELAKALAEFLFDDESALITLDMSEFGEKHTVSRLFGAPPGFVGFEEGGQLTEKVRRKPFSVVLFDEIEKAHPDIFNSLLQILEEGRLTDGQGRVVDFKNTVIIMTTNLGTKDITGGPVGFQIEGDTTTSYERMKGKVNEELKKHFKPEFLNRVDDTIVFPQLSPKELLEIVDLFTKRLADRMLDQDMTVELTGPAKEQLIKVGYDPALGARPLRRAMQQEVEDQLSELILRGELRGGDHVTVNFGEGKFDFDVKRPERQAVGVTAGETAASNAEAGVTTSTDE, encoded by the coding sequence ATGTTTGAACGCTTTACCGACCGCGCTCGGCGCGTGATCGTGCTCGCCCAGGAAGAGGCGAAGCTGCTCAACCACAACTACATCGGCACCGAGCACCTGCTGCTTGGGCTGATCCACGAGGGCGACGGGGTCGCAGCCAAGGCCCTGGAGTCACTCGGTATTTCACTCGAGGCCGTTCGCGACCAGGTACAGGACATCATTGGCAAGGGGCAGCAGAAGCCCGGCAGCCACATTCCTTTTACCCCGCGGGCAAAGAAGGTGCTCGAGCTTTCGCTGCGCGAAGCGCTGCAGCTTGGCCACAACTACATCGGCACCGAGCACATCCTGCTCGGCCTCATCCGCGAGGGTGAGGGCGTTGCGGCGCAGGTGCTGGTGAAGCTTGGCGCCGACCTCAACTCGGTGCGCCAGCAGGTCATTCAGCTGCTCGCCGGCTACCAGGGCAAGGAGCCGGTCGCGGCCGGCCCCGAGGGCGCCACGTCGTCGAACAACCCGCAGGGCTCTGCGGTGCTCGACCAGTTTGGCGAGAACCTCACGCAGATGGCCCGCGACAGCAAGCTCGACCCGGTCATCGGCCGCGAGAAGGAAATCGAGCGCGTGATGCAGATTCTGTCGCGCCGCACGAAGAACAACCCCGTGCTGATCGGTGAACCCGGCGTCGGTAAGACCGCCGTGGTCGAGGGCCTCGCGCAGGCTATCGTGAACAACGAGGTGCCCGAGACGCTGAAGGACAAGCAGGTGTACGCGCTTGACCTCGGCTCGCTCATCGCCGGCTCGCGCTACCGCGGTGACTTTGAGGAACGCCTCAAGAAGGTCACCAAGGAGATCAAGAACCGCGGCGACATCATCGTGTTCATCGACGAGATCCACACCCTCGTGGGTGCTGGCTCGGCCGAGGGCGCGATCGACGCCGCGAACATCCTCAAGCCGATGCTCGCGCGCGGTGAGATGCAGACCATTGGTGCGACGACGCTCGACGAGTACAAGAAGCACTTTGAGAAGGACGCCGCGCTTGAGCGCCGTTTCCAGTCGGTGATCGTCGACGAGCCGTCGGCGCAGCACACGATCAACATTCTCAAGGGGCTCCGCGACAAGTACGAGGCGTTCCACAAGGTCACCATCACCGACGAAGCGATCGTCGCTGCGGTGCAGCTCTCCGACCGCTACGTGAGCGACCGCCAGCTGCCCGACAAGGCCATCGACCTCATCGACGAAGCGGGCGCACGCCTGCGCCTGTCGGTGCTGTCGTCGCCGCCCGAGCTGCGCGAACTTGACGAGAAGATCGCCAAGGTGCGCGCCGACAAGGAGGAGGCGATCGATGTTCAGGACTTCGAGAAGGCCGCCTCGCTGCGCGACGACGAGAAGCAGCTGCTCGGCGAGCGCCTGCGCCTCGAGAAGCAGTGGAAGGCTGGCGAGGTCAAGGCGACCGGCACCGTTGACGCGGGCCTGATCGCCGAGGTGCTCGCACAGGCCACCGGCATCCCGGTCTACAAGCTCACCGAAGAAGAGACCGCTCGCCTCGTGTTCATGGAAGAGGCGCTGCACCAGCGCGTCATCGGCCAGGAAGACGCAGTCAAGGCGCTCTCGCGCACGATCCGCCGCACCCGCGCCGGCCTCAAGGACCCGAACCGCCCCTCGGGCTCGTTCATCTTCGCTGGCCCGACCGGTGTTGGTAAGACCGAGCTCGCGAAGGCGCTCGCGGAGTTCCTGTTCGACGACGAGTCAGCGCTGATCACCCTCGATATGTCGGAGTTCGGCGAGAAGCACACGGTCTCGCGACTGTTCGGTGCCCCTCCCGGATTCGTCGGCTTCGAAGAGGGCGGCCAGCTCACCGAGAAGGTGCGCCGCAAGCCGTTCTCGGTGGTGCTGTTCGACGAGATCGAGAAGGCTCACCCCGACATCTTCAACTCGCTGCTGCAGATTCTTGAAGAGGGTCGTCTCACTGACGGCCAGGGCCGCGTGGTCGACTTCAAGAACACCGTGATCATCATGACCACGAACCTCGGCACGAAGGACATCACGGGTGGCCCCGTCGGCTTCCAGATCGAGGGCGACACGACGACCTCGTACGAGCGGATGAAGGGCAAGGTGAACGAAGAGCTCAAGAAGCACTTCAAGCCCGAGTTCCTCAACCGTGTCGACGACACCATCGTGTTCCCGCAGCTCTCGCCGAAGGAACTCCTCGAGATTGTCGACCTGTTCACGAAGCGTCTGGCCGACCGGATGCTCGATCAGGACATGACCGTCGAGCTCACCGGCCCCGCCAAGGAGCAGCTGATCAAGGTCGGCTACGACCCGGCACTTGGTGCCCGCCCGCTGCGTCGCGCGATGCAGCAGGAAGTCGAGGACCAGCTGTCGGAGCTCATCCTGCGCGGCGAGCTGCGCGGTGGCGACCACGTCACGGTGAACTTCGGCGAAGGTAAGTTCGACTTCGACGTGAAGCGTCCCGAGCGCCAGGCGGTTGGTGTGACGGCCGGTGAAACGGCCGCCAGCAATGCCGAAGCTGGCGTCACGACGAGCACCGACGAGTAG
- a CDS encoding D-2-hydroxyacid dehydrogenase: MKPMVLVAVADAAEPPPELARLERDLTPHYVSTPEEYRAVLADAKVLLVWDLQTKLVHECGPGKVEWIHTNSLGVNAVATAEVADSVTVTNTQGLFEQPMAEFVLASILYRAKGLDRLLAHQRGKVWDQQPTSRIAGRRALVVGAGGVGRTIAELLRATGIDVAIIGRTRREEPDARGGTRVVHGIDELHELLPGADDIVLAAPLTEATRGLIGLAELALMKQSAHLINVGRGGLVDEAALIDALRCGAPAAATLDVFAQEPLPPESPLWEMEQVLVSPHQSADTIGWRDAAVELFLENYARHRAGEPLSNVVNVGALRVDG, translated from the coding sequence ATGAAACCGATGGTGCTGGTGGCGGTGGCGGATGCTGCAGAGCCGCCGCCGGAGTTGGCGCGGCTCGAGCGCGACCTCACGCCCCACTACGTCTCGACTCCCGAGGAGTACCGGGCGGTGCTGGCCGACGCGAAGGTGCTGCTCGTCTGGGATCTCCAGACGAAGCTCGTGCACGAGTGCGGCCCGGGCAAGGTCGAGTGGATTCACACGAACAGCCTCGGCGTGAACGCGGTCGCGACGGCCGAGGTCGCCGACTCGGTCACGGTGACGAACACCCAGGGCCTCTTCGAACAGCCAATGGCCGAGTTCGTGCTCGCGAGCATCCTCTATCGCGCGAAGGGGCTCGACCGTCTGCTCGCACACCAGCGCGGCAAGGTGTGGGACCAGCAGCCGACGAGTCGCATCGCCGGCCGGCGCGCGCTCGTGGTCGGCGCCGGGGGAGTGGGCCGCACGATCGCCGAGCTGCTGCGCGCCACCGGTATCGACGTCGCGATCATCGGGCGCACGCGGCGCGAAGAACCAGATGCTCGGGGCGGCACCCGGGTCGTCCACGGCATCGACGAGCTCCACGAGCTGCTGCCGGGTGCCGACGACATCGTGCTCGCGGCGCCCCTCACCGAGGCGACGCGGGGCCTCATCGGGCTGGCCGAGCTGGCGCTCATGAAGCAGAGCGCCCACCTCATCAACGTTGGCCGCGGCGGGCTGGTCGACGAGGCGGCCCTCATCGACGCGCTGCGCTGCGGTGCACCCGCCGCGGCGACGCTCGACGTGTTCGCGCAGGAACCGTTGCCGCCCGAAAGTCCACTTTGGGAGATGGAGCAGGTGCTCGTCTCACCGCACCAGTCGGCCGACACGATCGGCTGGCGCGACGCGGCGGTCGAGCTATTCCTCGAGAACTATGCGCGGCATCGAGCGGGTGAGCCGTTGAGCAACGTCGTCAACGTCGGCGCGCTTCGCGTCGACGGCTAG
- a CDS encoding Lrp/AsnC family transcriptional regulator, with translation MELDELDRQILGALYADGRSSWAKIAEEIGSSTSTVRRRYESLSSQGLVRVIGRTDVSRLGFGPPAIAKYVGRDALTPEFAQHLQQHPHVRFAASTVGSGDVLAEIVPRSLADLQRILTDISQKFDVTSESFVVAHTYTSGQDWLPNAARRIDTAAPGDPLQLTPEQAKALSALLPDGRTPHAALAKLLGKSENTTRKIVDDMFQRDLVSLRVLVEPALLGFETSFWALLNVDPASLTQAAPILAEHPSTKTLFATTGSSNILGQFVLPHHTDTFTFMTDVLGTLPGIRGFEILVESATHKRVWNTINDGVYGPIAGPDWLFGDHAAS, from the coding sequence ATGGAGCTTGATGAGCTAGATCGCCAGATCCTCGGCGCGCTGTACGCCGACGGACGCTCCTCCTGGGCAAAGATCGCCGAGGAGATCGGGAGTTCGACCAGCACGGTACGGCGCCGCTACGAATCGCTGTCGTCGCAGGGCCTCGTGCGGGTCATCGGCCGCACCGACGTCTCACGGCTCGGCTTCGGCCCACCCGCGATCGCGAAGTATGTCGGCCGCGACGCGCTGACGCCCGAGTTCGCCCAGCACCTGCAGCAACATCCACACGTGCGCTTCGCCGCCTCCACCGTCGGCTCGGGCGACGTGCTCGCTGAGATCGTGCCCCGCTCGCTCGCCGACCTGCAGCGCATCCTCACCGACATCTCGCAGAAGTTCGACGTCACGTCGGAGAGCTTCGTCGTCGCCCACACCTACACCTCCGGCCAGGACTGGCTGCCGAACGCAGCCCGCCGCATCGACACCGCCGCGCCGGGCGATCCGCTCCAGCTCACCCCCGAGCAGGCGAAGGCCCTCTCGGCACTGCTGCCTGACGGCCGCACGCCGCACGCCGCGCTCGCGAAGCTGCTCGGCAAATCCGAGAACACCACCCGCAAGATCGTCGACGACATGTTCCAGCGCGACCTCGTGTCGCTGCGCGTGCTCGTCGAGCCGGCCCTGCTCGGCTTCGAGACGTCGTTCTGGGCGTTGCTCAACGTCGACCCTGCCTCCCTCACGCAGGCGGCGCCGATTCTCGCAGAGCACCCATCGACCAAGACGCTCTTCGCGACGACCGGCAGCAGCAACATCCTCGGCCAGTTCGTGCTGCCCCACCACACCGACACCTTCACGTTCATGACGGATGTGCTCGGCACGCTGCCGGGCATTCGCGGCTTCGAGATTCTGGTCGAGTCGGCGACGCACAAGCGCGTGTGGAACACCATCAACGACGGCGTCTACGGCCCGATCGCGGGCCCCGACTGGCTGTTCGGCGACCACGCCGCAAGCTAG
- a CDS encoding substrate-binding periplasmic protein has translation MTEGKLTALVVEHPPFVTTEGGDIAGVEGTLLKEIAANLCLELDYQVTSFAGAIEGLQNNRADLSSSNWTVNDERRELFEVSNPMYQSTMGVVTKGEGWHTVEELKDKKIGTPQGYLWNEQLYDVFGDNVTEYQSDVAVIDDVKAGRIDVGIVNNHANSWRLTQPQYSELTLETMEPSDQLPHTQQDALAVVLVEKDNVALKDGVNLVLADYIESGQMQEQFEEYGLDPQWIADPTEATTEPTETEG, from the coding sequence ATGACCGAGGGCAAACTCACCGCACTCGTCGTTGAGCACCCGCCATTCGTTACGACGGAGGGCGGTGATATTGCTGGAGTCGAGGGCACGCTGCTCAAAGAAATCGCTGCAAATCTCTGCCTCGAACTCGACTACCAGGTCACCTCATTTGCCGGCGCAATTGAGGGCCTCCAGAACAATCGAGCCGACCTGAGCTCGAGTAACTGGACCGTGAATGACGAACGCCGCGAACTGTTCGAAGTCAGTAACCCGATGTACCAGAGCACGATGGGCGTGGTGACGAAGGGCGAGGGTTGGCACACCGTCGAAGAGCTCAAGGACAAGAAGATCGGTACGCCCCAGGGATATCTCTGGAACGAGCAGCTCTACGACGTATTCGGCGACAACGTCACCGAATATCAGTCGGACGTGGCGGTAATCGACGACGTGAAGGCCGGCCGAATTGACGTCGGCATTGTGAATAACCACGCGAATTCGTGGCGACTCACGCAGCCGCAGTATTCCGAACTCACGCTCGAAACCATGGAGCCGTCGGATCAGCTGCCACACACGCAGCAAGATGCCCTCGCGGTCGTGCTGGTCGAAAAGGACAACGTCGCGCTCAAGGACGGAGTCAACCTCGTGCTCGCCGACTACATCGAGTCGGGCCAGATGCAGGAACAGTTCGAGGAGTACGGCCTCGACCCGCAGTGGATCGCCGACCCAACCGAGGCGACGACTGAACCTACCGAGACCGAGGGCTGA
- a CDS encoding amino acid ABC transporter ATP-binding protein gives MTHANTNTGEVLLRAEAISKTYGKNEVLKGISVDVRPGEVIALIGPSGAGKSTFLRCLNYLERPTGGQLELGGAPVFRDPLSPSKQELIDLRRRVGMVFQSFNLFPHLSVLKNIVLAQKLNGKRDTKEAERVGLELLEKVGLPDKANAKPSECSGGQQQRIAIARALALDPEVMLFDEPTSALDPEIADGVLKVMRDLADSGMTMLVVTHEMRFAERVADRVMLLDRGVILEEGAPSELFKNPKEERTKTFLQAVLNR, from the coding sequence ATGACCCACGCCAACACCAACACCGGCGAAGTTCTGCTTCGGGCAGAAGCGATCAGCAAGACGTACGGCAAGAACGAGGTCCTCAAGGGCATCTCGGTCGACGTGCGCCCGGGCGAGGTCATCGCGCTGATCGGCCCGAGTGGGGCTGGCAAGAGCACGTTTCTGCGGTGCCTCAACTACCTTGAACGCCCCACGGGCGGGCAGCTCGAGCTCGGCGGGGCGCCGGTATTCCGCGATCCGCTGAGCCCGAGCAAGCAGGAGCTCATCGACCTTCGCCGCCGCGTCGGCATGGTCTTCCAGAGCTTCAATCTCTTCCCCCACCTCAGCGTGCTGAAGAACATCGTGCTCGCGCAGAAGCTCAACGGCAAGCGCGACACGAAGGAGGCCGAGCGGGTCGGGCTCGAGCTGCTTGAGAAGGTGGGGCTGCCCGACAAGGCGAACGCAAAGCCCTCCGAATGCTCGGGCGGCCAGCAGCAGCGCATCGCCATCGCGCGGGCGCTCGCCCTCGACCCGGAAGTGATGCTGTTCGACGAGCCGACCTCGGCACTCGACCCCGAGATCGCCGACGGCGTGCTCAAGGTCATGCGCGACCTCGCCGACAGCGGCATGACGATGCTCGTCGTCACGCACGAGATGCGGTTTGCCGAGCGCGTCGCCGACCGGGTCATGCTGCTCGACCGCGGCGTGATTCTCGAGGAGGGCGCCCCGAGCGAGCTCTTCAAGAACCCGAAGGAAGAGCGCACGAAGACGTTCCTGCAGGCGGTGCTCAACCGATGA